The following proteins come from a genomic window of Rhodohalobacter sp. 614A:
- a CDS encoding helix-turn-helix domain-containing protein, which produces MKPMDLVQHNILLSWTSKRQFSHEHFLGEHSLSMLISGEGRVYNNDETHIYTPGSIGLLKRNQLAKSLKMPSKDGKPFKTIGIMLDQESLKQYSLEHDIVTATPYTGKGMLHLQPDRFLAGFFDSLLPYFDQPEKLTERLGELKTREAIELLLAHDPRLRSLLFDFSEPFKIDLGNYMMNHFTYNVSLEQFAKLTGRSLSTFNRDFKKTFSQTPEKWLKEMRLEKAHFLIEEKNQKPSDVYMHVGFKNFSHFSTSFKEKFGYNASAV; this is translated from the coding sequence ATGAAACCGATGGACCTCGTTCAGCATAATATTCTACTTTCGTGGACCAGCAAGCGGCAATTCAGTCACGAGCATTTTTTAGGAGAACATTCGCTGTCCATGCTAATATCCGGTGAAGGGCGGGTGTATAACAATGACGAAACGCATATCTACACACCCGGCTCCATCGGGTTGTTAAAACGGAACCAACTGGCAAAATCGCTGAAAATGCCTTCAAAAGACGGCAAACCGTTTAAAACGATTGGCATTATGCTGGACCAGGAATCACTGAAACAATACAGCCTTGAGCATGATATTGTAACCGCCACGCCTTATACCGGGAAAGGGATGCTGCACCTTCAGCCCGACCGGTTTCTGGCTGGTTTTTTTGATTCGCTTCTCCCCTATTTCGATCAGCCGGAAAAACTGACGGAGCGCCTGGGAGAACTGAAAACCAGGGAAGCCATTGAACTGCTTCTTGCGCATGATCCGCGGCTTCGGAGTTTACTGTTTGATTTCAGCGAACCGTTTAAGATTGACCTGGGAAACTACATGATGAACCATTTTACCTATAACGTTTCGCTGGAACAGTTTGCAAAACTGACCGGACGAAGCCTCTCCACCTTTAACCGTGATTTTAAAAAAACCTTCTCCCAAACCCCTGAAAAATGGCTCAAAGAGATGCGGTTAGAAAAAGCACACTTCCTGATAGAAGAGAAAAACCAAAAACCGTCAGACGTGTACATGCATGTGGGATTTAAAAACTTCTCTCACTTTTCCACCTCCTTCAAAGAGAAATTCGGGTACAACGCTTCGGCGGTTTAA
- a CDS encoding DUF4374 domain-containing protein, translated as MKKYSTLRILLIGFLFAVSSSFLSSCEDSVSDPEPEPEPGETEESFVLSLAYQGTEGTFTYYTVPFDDVMTGSLSAVGQGLDHLGYYTYNQVDDAIYATGGFELTDIIAITKTDEGELIETGGISSFDNSLQDVVKAEDGKLIGIEMSSDSDVIALHQIDPATVTLENSTFTAASNLSDSTSAYSGMVQTGDYLFVSYYASNPTSFATTLTDTARVAVFSYPGLEFQKVIKDDRTGPIGGFGTLSGLIKDENGNVYALSHSNPANGYSQFTKDPAILRIDSGESEFNEDYLFDFNEITEGKTTAHMVYLGDNKVFVEMNTQDRSEQVIWSDGPLQPAIIDLTSQTINYIDGVPDHAGSGRKLAATSLWDGEYIYLVVPENETSYVYQIDPENYTATQGAEVQANFVAGFFKL; from the coding sequence ATGAAAAAATACTCAACACTCAGAATTCTTCTCATAGGATTTCTCTTTGCCGTTTCTTCTTCATTTCTCTCATCGTGTGAAGATAGCGTAAGTGATCCTGAACCCGAACCAGAACCCGGCGAAACTGAAGAGTCGTTTGTACTCTCGCTCGCCTACCAGGGAACGGAAGGTACGTTTACCTACTACACCGTTCCTTTTGATGATGTCATGACCGGAAGCCTCTCCGCCGTTGGCCAGGGACTCGATCATCTGGGCTACTACACCTACAATCAAGTTGACGATGCCATTTACGCAACAGGCGGATTTGAACTCACAGACATTATTGCTATTACCAAAACTGATGAAGGCGAACTGATTGAAACCGGCGGAATCTCTTCGTTTGATAACAGCCTGCAGGATGTTGTAAAAGCCGAAGACGGAAAACTGATCGGCATTGAAATGTCCTCTGATTCTGATGTGATCGCTCTCCACCAAATCGACCCTGCAACCGTTACCCTGGAAAACAGTACATTTACGGCAGCATCCAACCTTTCTGATTCCACCAGCGCGTACTCCGGCATGGTTCAAACCGGCGATTATCTTTTCGTGAGCTACTACGCCAGCAATCCCACATCGTTTGCAACAACCTTAACCGATACCGCCCGTGTTGCCGTTTTCAGCTACCCAGGATTGGAATTCCAGAAAGTCATTAAAGACGACCGAACCGGCCCCATCGGAGGATTCGGAACTCTTTCCGGACTGATCAAAGATGAAAACGGAAATGTCTACGCACTTTCCCACTCCAACCCCGCCAACGGATACAGCCAGTTCACGAAAGATCCGGCCATTCTGAGAATCGACAGTGGAGAAAGTGAATTTAACGAAGACTACCTGTTTGATTTCAATGAAATAACCGAAGGAAAAACCACCGCCCACATGGTTTACCTCGGAGACAATAAAGTATTTGTTGAAATGAATACGCAGGACCGTTCAGAGCAGGTGATTTGGTCTGACGGCCCGCTACAGCCAGCTATCATCGATCTTACTTCACAAACCATCAACTACATCGATGGGGTTCCGGATCATGCCGGCTCCGGCCGAAAACTTGCTGCTACCAGTCTCTGGGACGGTGAATATATTTACCTGGTTGTTCCCGAAAATGAAACTTCATACGTGTATCAAATTGACCCGGAAAATTACACCGCAACTCAAGGCGCTGAAGTTCAGGCGAATTTTGTGGCCGGGTTCTTCAAGCTCTGA
- a CDS encoding helix-turn-helix transcriptional regulator — MNVSLENRIHVFRAEHRMTQSDLANEIGVSRKTISTIEVGRFVPSTVIALKIAQYFEVPVEEIFSLKELSED; from the coding sequence ATGAATGTTTCATTAGAAAACAGAATTCATGTATTTCGCGCTGAACACCGGATGACCCAAAGCGACCTGGCGAATGAAATCGGGGTCTCCCGAAAGACCATCAGCACTATTGAGGTGGGCCGGTTTGTGCCATCCACAGTCATTGCGCTCAAGATCGCTCAATATTTCGAGGTACCCGTTGAAGAAATTTTTTCGTTGAAGGAATTATCCGAAGATTAA
- a CDS encoding TonB-dependent receptor, which translates to MKFFLRLILAVFLPLSVLLFPDILSAQENGSPTIYGQVTSPSGETLPGVNILIIGTTRGASTDIEGNYKIPTIKPGSYQLQISSVGFRTQIQEIKISGSESVQVDIVLEYERYQGQDLVVQAKSATRRVIEQAYQVSSVSAQRLANSTSDAKSVLDRVPGVRIQQEGGLGSDYNFSLNGFSGDQVKFFIDGIPMASSSSMDLGDIPVNMVDRIDVYKGVVPVWLGTDALGGAVNIHTNRLHNYADISYSLGSFNTHRASVNGASTNPETGFTVRGNLFANYSDNDYNVLARIVENNTVVDTTWVPRFHDRYRSGTIKTEAGYVNKPFADNLLVGIAVSANDKQVQHGATMNTVYGGITRENQSITPSLRYSKKNLFADGLDVSIYSALSLNESQVADTLRGVRYNWLGKKTIVRTADGTPSNDGELYRTNTTHNEEDFNTQLNAGYAINTKSSLALNYSLNYFHRKAHDTEHPDNIDNRFPKAQTKQVLGLAYKFDISNKWSTTVFGKWFHILAKTSKEFDFGLDTRRTEAVENSQHDIGYGLASTYFVTPGWQVKLSYERTARMPIPEEIFGDGLFIDPNPDLGPEKSHNLNLGTEYRLNIHNDHIVALGLSGIYRETDDLIYTIVTISSPKTRYDNLSKTRVMGVEGSLQYQWKEIFRLGGNFTYQDITDRARRVYNSSYTGTGWQTNYHYGFRIPNKPYLFANMNAGFTFNDVLSQNSALNLNYFVNFVEKYSLTWTELGSGSDKYIIPQQLSHDVELGYTFGGGTYNITAECRNLFDSKLYDKYYLQKPGRAFSIKFRFNIK; encoded by the coding sequence TTGAAGTTCTTCCTGCGTCTCATACTGGCTGTTTTCTTGCCACTATCGGTTTTATTATTCCCTGACATTCTTTCTGCTCAAGAAAATGGTTCCCCCACTATTTACGGACAGGTAACATCTCCTTCAGGAGAAACGCTGCCCGGCGTTAACATCCTCATTATTGGAACCACCAGAGGTGCAAGCACTGATATTGAAGGAAACTATAAGATTCCCACCATTAAGCCCGGTTCCTACCAGTTGCAAATCAGTTCTGTTGGATTCCGGACTCAGATTCAGGAGATCAAAATATCAGGCAGCGAATCCGTTCAAGTTGATATCGTTTTAGAATACGAACGCTACCAGGGACAGGATCTGGTTGTACAGGCCAAATCTGCAACCCGGCGGGTCATTGAACAAGCGTACCAGGTGAGTTCTGTTTCCGCACAACGTCTGGCAAACAGCACCAGCGATGCAAAATCCGTATTAGACCGCGTGCCCGGAGTTCGTATTCAACAGGAAGGCGGATTGGGTTCTGATTATAATTTTTCGCTGAATGGTTTTTCAGGAGACCAGGTAAAATTCTTTATCGACGGCATTCCAATGGCTTCTTCCAGCTCGATGGATTTGGGAGACATTCCAGTTAACATGGTCGACCGTATCGACGTTTACAAAGGTGTTGTACCGGTTTGGCTGGGAACCGATGCTTTGGGCGGGGCGGTGAATATTCATACCAATCGCCTCCATAATTACGCCGATATTTCTTACTCCCTTGGTTCATTTAACACTCATCGGGCATCAGTCAACGGAGCCTCCACAAATCCGGAAACCGGGTTTACAGTCAGAGGCAACCTGTTTGCCAACTATTCTGATAACGATTACAATGTATTGGCACGGATTGTGGAAAACAATACGGTTGTCGATACAACCTGGGTTCCGCGATTTCACGACCGTTATCGTTCCGGTACAATCAAAACAGAAGCCGGCTACGTGAACAAACCTTTTGCTGATAATCTGTTAGTGGGCATCGCAGTTTCTGCCAACGACAAACAGGTTCAGCACGGCGCCACGATGAATACGGTGTATGGCGGAATCACAAGAGAGAACCAATCAATCACACCTTCGCTTCGGTATAGCAAGAAAAACCTGTTTGCCGATGGACTTGATGTAAGCATCTACAGCGCTTTGAGCCTCAATGAATCCCAGGTAGCCGACACGCTTCGGGGCGTCCGGTACAACTGGCTGGGTAAAAAAACCATTGTTCGAACGGCGGACGGCACTCCTTCTAATGATGGAGAACTCTACCGAACCAATACCACTCACAATGAAGAGGATTTCAACACACAGTTAAATGCCGGGTATGCCATCAATACAAAAAGTTCGCTGGCCTTGAATTATTCTCTAAACTATTTCCACCGGAAAGCCCACGATACTGAACACCCCGACAACATCGACAATCGATTTCCAAAAGCACAAACCAAGCAGGTTTTGGGACTGGCCTACAAATTCGATATTTCAAATAAATGGAGCACGACGGTTTTTGGAAAGTGGTTTCACATTCTGGCAAAAACATCGAAAGAGTTTGATTTCGGGCTTGATACCCGCCGCACAGAAGCCGTCGAAAATTCGCAGCATGATATTGGCTATGGACTGGCTTCTACCTATTTCGTTACTCCCGGCTGGCAGGTGAAACTCTCCTACGAACGAACGGCACGCATGCCCATTCCGGAAGAGATTTTCGGAGATGGATTATTCATTGATCCCAATCCCGACCTTGGCCCGGAGAAAAGCCACAATCTCAACCTGGGAACCGAATACCGGTTAAATATCCATAATGATCACATTGTAGCATTGGGATTAAGTGGTATTTACCGCGAAACGGATGATTTGATCTATACTATCGTCACCATATCCAGCCCCAAAACCAGGTACGACAATCTCAGCAAAACGCGTGTCATGGGTGTGGAAGGAAGTCTTCAATACCAGTGGAAAGAAATTTTCAGGCTGGGCGGAAACTTTACCTACCAGGACATTACCGACCGCGCCCGAAGAGTTTATAACAGTTCCTACACCGGAACAGGCTGGCAAACCAATTATCACTATGGGTTCCGCATTCCAAACAAACCTTACCTGTTTGCAAACATGAATGCCGGGTTCACCTTCAACGATGTACTCTCACAGAATTCCGCCCTGAACCTGAACTATTTTGTGAATTTCGTGGAGAAATATTCCCTGACCTGGACCGAGCTTGGATCCGGAAGTGACAAATATATCATCCCGCAACAGTTATCTCACGATGTGGAACTTGGGTATACATTCGGCGGCGGCACCTACAATATCACAGCAGAATGCCGCAACCTGTTCGACTCAAAACTTTATGACAAATACTATCTGCAGAAGCCGGGACGGGCTTTTAGCATAAAATTCAGATTTAATATTAAATAA
- a CDS encoding oxidoreductase codes for MNKVVLVTGASAGIGKETARLLAQNEYTVYGAARRVEKMDELKSVSVQPLYMDVTDDESMVTGVQQILEEAGRIDILVNSAGFGSHGAIEDVSMDDARYQLEVNVIGAMRLVQLVLPGMRKNRFGKIVNVSSVGGKIAGPLAGWYHASKFALEGLSDSLRNEIKPFGIDVIVIQPGAIATEWGDIAHENLLKASGDGPYKKMAEKLVDVIQNSTGNRTDPVVIAELIKTSVEAKNPKTRYVKGHLSTPILFVNKITSDKVMDKILASQFS; via the coding sequence ATGAATAAAGTAGTATTGGTCACCGGAGCTTCGGCAGGCATCGGAAAAGAGACCGCAAGATTATTAGCCCAAAACGAATATACAGTGTATGGCGCCGCGCGAAGGGTTGAAAAGATGGACGAGTTAAAATCTGTCAGCGTACAACCATTGTATATGGACGTGACGGATGACGAAAGTATGGTTACCGGTGTACAACAGATTTTAGAGGAAGCCGGGCGCATCGACATTTTGGTAAACAGCGCCGGATTCGGTTCCCACGGAGCCATCGAAGATGTTTCTATGGACGACGCCCGCTATCAACTGGAAGTGAATGTGATTGGTGCGATGAGGCTGGTACAGCTTGTTCTTCCCGGAATGCGAAAAAATCGCTTCGGTAAGATTGTAAATGTATCTTCGGTAGGCGGAAAAATTGCAGGACCTTTAGCAGGATGGTATCATGCAAGTAAATTTGCATTAGAAGGCTTAAGTGATAGTTTACGAAATGAAATTAAGCCATTTGGGATTGATGTGATTGTCATTCAGCCGGGAGCCATCGCAACAGAGTGGGGCGATATCGCTCACGAAAACCTATTGAAAGCTTCGGGTGACGGACCTTACAAAAAAATGGCTGAAAAATTGGTGGACGTCATTCAAAACAGCACGGGTAACAGAACCGATCCTGTAGTGATTGCAGAACTGATCAAAACGTCGGTGGAAGCAAAAAATCCAAAAACACGATATGTAAAAGGGCATTTGTCCACACCCATACTTTTTGTAAATAAAATAACCTCCGATAAAGTGATGGATAAAATTCTGGCCAGCCAGTTCAGTTAA
- a CDS encoding PepSY-associated TM helix domain-containing protein: MNKTFKAVVNWLHLWLGLASGIVVFIVSITGCIYVFQAEIMNSLEPWRFVEAQNQQYVPPSVLVDTASVHMPGKTPSGLTYEDETGAAAVGFYYTREDQLDFAVVFMNPYTGEFLHKNESILDGDFDFFEFIIEGHRYLWLPQSIGKMVVGIGTLIFIVLLITGLVLWWPKKWNASGRQKSFKIRWSAKWKRFNYDLHNVPGFYALILSLILAVTGLVWSFEWFNNGLYYLASGGDSKQEHVHPHSNPDNAGLAETDSIPAIDQAFYKTLELYPDPKRIYMSPTLQEADDAIEIVMYKYKGKFYHHDEYYYDQHTLELLDVERFSEAGLADQMDHLYYDIHTGIVWGLPGKILAFIVSLVCASLPVTGFFVWYNKRKRKG; this comes from the coding sequence ATGAATAAAACGTTTAAGGCGGTTGTCAACTGGCTGCATTTGTGGTTAGGTCTGGCATCGGGAATTGTTGTTTTTATTGTCAGCATTACGGGATGTATTTATGTATTCCAGGCCGAAATTATGAACAGCCTGGAGCCCTGGCGGTTTGTAGAAGCACAAAATCAGCAATATGTGCCTCCAAGTGTTCTGGTGGATACAGCCTCCGTTCACATGCCCGGGAAAACTCCGTCCGGCCTCACATACGAAGATGAAACCGGGGCTGCTGCTGTAGGTTTTTACTATACACGGGAAGATCAGCTCGATTTCGCGGTTGTGTTTATGAATCCATATACCGGCGAATTCCTTCATAAAAATGAATCCATCCTGGACGGTGATTTCGATTTTTTCGAATTCATTATTGAAGGCCATCGATATCTCTGGCTGCCGCAATCCATTGGAAAAATGGTGGTGGGAATCGGAACGCTTATTTTTATCGTGCTTTTAATCACAGGTCTCGTCCTGTGGTGGCCGAAGAAATGGAATGCTTCGGGCCGTCAGAAAAGCTTCAAGATCCGATGGTCGGCAAAGTGGAAACGATTTAATTACGACCTCCATAATGTGCCCGGTTTTTATGCACTGATTTTATCTTTGATTCTTGCAGTTACCGGGCTGGTCTGGAGTTTCGAATGGTTCAATAACGGACTGTATTACCTGGCGTCGGGGGGAGATTCCAAACAGGAGCATGTTCATCCGCATTCCAATCCCGACAATGCCGGCCTGGCAGAAACCGACAGCATTCCCGCCATTGACCAGGCATTCTACAAAACTCTGGAACTGTACCCGGACCCCAAGCGGATTTACATGAGTCCCACTTTGCAAGAAGCAGATGACGCCATCGAAATTGTGATGTATAAATACAAAGGCAAATTCTACCATCACGATGAGTATTATTACGACCAGCATACGCTTGAATTGCTGGATGTGGAACGGTTTTCCGAGGCCGGACTTGCCGACCAGATGGATCACCTCTATTATGATATCCACACAGGAATAGTTTGGGGACTTCCTGGAAAAATTCTGGCTTTCATTGTGAGTCTCGTTTGTGCCAGCCTTCCTGTCACCGGCTTTTTTGTGTGGTATAACAAACGCAAAAGGAAGGGATAA
- a CDS encoding AAA family ATPase produces MIKSVEIKNIATYDPQGIQLNDLKKINFIYGANASGKTTISNFIYDKSDINFSNCSIVWENNVPLKVLVYNKGFRERNFGNGKLNGVFTLGEATAEQIKAIEQKNEELKTIKTEGIKKKEALESQKREKEKLETDFKETTWTKAYKKNEHDFKEAFTNTRKKELFKNKLLQESISNTAPLETLENLKQKAKTIFGKQPERIEPITQISFDRILEIETNEIWEKIIVGKADVNIAKLIRKLNIHDWVNQGRDFIQEDICPFCQERTITDNFKKQLESFFDEAYLQDINSLKKLKNEYNTLTENVINQLNTIERNQKDSDNTKLEIDKFSAFLKTLISQITTNNEYLNNKILEPSRRVELISLKEQYDLIIELINQANAEIKKHNDIVFDYINEKNNLIKAIWRYVIEEYKTEIMTFTKKKDGLVEGITNLEMQHKAKHDEYRTLDTEIKNLSKNVTSIQPTIDEINRILKSYGFLNFEIVPAQEEGFYKIQREDGTIAESTLSEGEITFITFLYYLQLAKGGISEDEVNNERVLVVDDPISSLDSNVLFVVSTLLKEIIRSIKIDNGNIKQLILLTHNVYFHKEVSFIDGRTKFCNKTNFWILRKNNKVTSLQSFGMDNPIQSSYELLWQELKSDEVKSSLTIQNIMRRIIEHYFKLLGKYGDDDLILQFHTKEEQEICRSLISWINDGSHSINDDLYVELQDRTIEAYKKVFKEIFVLTKHEGHYNMMMNIKEELN; encoded by the coding sequence ATGATAAAATCAGTTGAGATAAAAAACATCGCGACTTATGATCCTCAAGGAATACAATTAAACGACTTAAAAAAAATCAATTTTATTTATGGTGCAAATGCTAGTGGAAAGACTACAATCTCTAACTTTATTTATGACAAGTCAGATATAAATTTTAGTAACTGCTCAATAGTTTGGGAAAATAATGTACCTCTAAAGGTTTTAGTTTATAATAAAGGATTTAGAGAAAGAAATTTTGGAAATGGCAAACTAAACGGAGTTTTCACCCTTGGTGAAGCTACAGCAGAACAAATAAAAGCAATAGAACAAAAAAACGAAGAACTAAAAACTATTAAAACGGAGGGTATAAAGAAGAAAGAAGCCCTAGAATCTCAAAAAAGAGAAAAAGAGAAATTAGAAACCGACTTTAAAGAAACTACTTGGACAAAAGCCTACAAAAAAAATGAACATGACTTCAAAGAAGCCTTTACGAATACTCGAAAAAAAGAGCTTTTTAAAAACAAACTTTTACAGGAATCAATAAGTAATACCGCCCCATTAGAAACTCTTGAAAATTTAAAACAAAAAGCCAAAACTATTTTTGGCAAACAACCTGAACGAATTGAACCTATAACTCAAATTTCTTTTGATAGAATTTTGGAAATTGAAACAAATGAGATTTGGGAAAAGATTATTGTCGGAAAAGCGGATGTTAATATCGCCAAATTGATTCGAAAGCTAAACATTCATGATTGGGTAAATCAAGGCAGAGACTTTATTCAAGAGGACATTTGTCCATTTTGTCAGGAAAGAACCATAACAGATAATTTCAAAAAACAATTAGAGAGTTTCTTCGATGAAGCTTATTTACAAGATATCAATTCACTTAAAAAACTAAAAAATGAATATAACACTTTGACAGAAAATGTCATTAACCAATTAAACACAATTGAAAGAAATCAAAAAGATTCAGACAACACAAAACTTGAAATCGACAAATTCTCTGCTTTTTTAAAAACCCTGATAAGCCAAATTACCACAAACAATGAGTATCTAAATAATAAAATTCTTGAACCTAGCAGAAGAGTCGAATTAATCTCACTTAAAGAGCAATATGATTTAATTATTGAGCTAATTAATCAAGCGAATGCTGAGATTAAAAAACACAATGATATTGTATTCGATTATATAAATGAAAAAAACAATCTTATTAAAGCCATTTGGAGATACGTAATTGAGGAATATAAAACGGAGATAATGACTTTCACTAAAAAAAAGGATGGTTTAGTAGAAGGTATTACAAATTTAGAAATGCAACATAAAGCAAAACATGATGAATACAGAACATTAGATACCGAGATCAAAAATTTAAGCAAAAATGTTACGAGTATTCAGCCAACAATTGACGAAATTAATAGAATATTAAAATCGTACGGATTTTTAAATTTTGAAATCGTTCCAGCGCAAGAAGAAGGATTTTACAAAATTCAACGTGAAGATGGTACAATTGCAGAATCTACATTAAGCGAGGGTGAAATTACTTTTATCACTTTTCTCTATTATTTGCAATTGGCTAAAGGTGGAATCTCAGAAGATGAGGTAAACAATGAAAGAGTTTTAGTAGTTGATGACCCCATTTCAAGTTTGGACAGTAATGTTTTGTTTGTTGTCAGTACACTTTTAAAAGAGATAATAAGATCTATTAAAATAGATAATGGAAACATTAAGCAACTGATTTTATTAACTCACAATGTATATTTCCACAAAGAAGTTTCTTTCATTGATGGCAGAACAAAATTCTGCAATAAAACCAATTTCTGGATTTTAAGAAAAAACAATAAGGTAACGAGCCTACAGAGTTTTGGAATGGATAATCCAATCCAATCTTCATATGAGCTTCTATGGCAAGAATTGAAAAGCGATGAGGTAAAATCCAGTCTGACAATTCAAAACATAATGCGTAGAATAATTGAACATTACTTTAAACTACTTGGAAAATACGGAGATGATGACTTAATCTTACAATTCCACACCAAAGAAGAGCAAGAAATTTGTCGCTCTCTTATTTCTTGGATTAATGACGGTTCACACAGCATTAATGATGATTTATATGTTGAACTTCAGGATAGAACAATCGAAGCTTATAAAAAAGTATTTAAGGAAATTTTCGTTTTAACTAAACACGAGGGACATTACAATATGATGATGAATATAAAAGAAGAATTAAACTAA